One Oculatellaceae cyanobacterium DNA window includes the following coding sequences:
- a CDS encoding Uma2 family endonuclease: MTVSTSIILQSQEKSFSEWKNATWQDYIAFRNNPHTEILRLFYYQNKLLVEMGTEGINHATICDLFTLVFGFWFSQNPGQIFSSLGGCLLEKPPKQAAAPDLVLYLGGDFPRWKPGERRYINLNQWRVPNLVGEIADTTLATDLDEKKHLYAELGIPEYWVIDVRGQWVFAFQLQENGVYQECEQSLTLAGLPIDLLNQTLSRLNEEANGSAAIWFAQQIANLKAE, translated from the coding sequence ATGACTGTATCAACTTCTATAATCCTTCAGAGTCAAGAAAAAAGCTTTTCCGAGTGGAAAAACGCTACTTGGCAAGATTATATAGCTTTTCGGAACAATCCACATACTGAAATATTAAGATTGTTTTATTATCAAAATAAACTTCTTGTTGAAATGGGAACCGAAGGAATTAATCACGCGACTATTTGCGATCTTTTTACTTTAGTATTTGGCTTCTGGTTTAGTCAAAACCCAGGACAAATATTTAGTTCGCTAGGCGGTTGTTTATTAGAAAAACCACCTAAACAAGCTGCTGCACCAGATTTAGTGCTTTACTTGGGCGGAGACTTCCCGCGTTGGAAACCAGGAGAACGGCGTTATATTAATTTAAATCAATGGCGAGTACCTAACTTAGTTGGTGAAATTGCTGATACAACTTTAGCAACAGATTTAGATGAGAAAAAACATCTATATGCTGAATTAGGAATACCTGAATATTGGGTTATTGATGTACGCGGACAATGGGTGTTTGCGTTTCAGTTGCAAGAAAATGGTGTTTATCAAGAATGTGAACAATCTTTAACATTAGCCGGATTACCTATTGATTTATTAAATCAAACTTTGTCACGTTTGAATGAAGAAGCAAATGGTAGCGCTGCAATTTGGTTTGCTCAACAAATTGCCAATTTAAAAGCAGAATAG
- a CDS encoding Uma2 family endonuclease, protein MQATEKTYYTPEEYLDLETQAEYRSEYYDGEVVTMAGGSPNHNQIAGNFYAALNFALRRQPYRVFMADLRLWIPRQRIYTYPDVMVVAGNLEFAEERKDTITNPLLIVEVLSKSTKNFDRGEKFEFYRTIPSFQEYILIDQTKIHVEQFAKTDDNKWILSEYEDENAVLALSNINFEITLIDIYSRVEFNEG, encoded by the coding sequence ATGCAAGCAACAGAAAAAACCTACTACACTCCTGAAGAGTATTTAGATCTAGAAACTCAGGCAGAATATAGAAGTGAATATTACGATGGCGAGGTAGTTACAATGGCAGGCGGTTCCCCTAATCATAATCAGATAGCTGGTAATTTTTATGCTGCCTTAAACTTTGCTTTAAGAAGGCAACCATACCGAGTATTTATGGCTGATTTACGTTTATGGATACCTCGCCAACGCATTTACACATATCCAGACGTGATGGTTGTTGCAGGAAATTTAGAATTTGCTGAAGAGAGAAAAGATACAATTACTAACCCTTTATTAATTGTGGAAGTATTATCAAAATCCACTAAGAATTTTGATCGAGGTGAAAAATTTGAGTTTTATCGGACTATTCCAAGTTTTCAAGAATATATTCTCATCGATCAGACTAAAATTCATGTAGAACAGTTTGCCAAGACTGATGATAATAAGTGGATTTTATCTGAATATGAAGATGAAAACGCTGTATTGGCATTAAGTAATATTAATTTTGAAATTACGCTAATAGATATTTACAGTCGCGTAGAGTTTAATGAAGGGTAA
- a CDS encoding GTP-binding protein, with protein sequence MPLPRLLTLIFGISLILGLVLWLINSLYRLYWQVSFTSPFLAFLLLLLIIALLGVLIWSFVYYLGLFGRRQTPRRRLAPKVPAVKTEAAEETLRAVRQQVGQIQDEVAKQALLERSREIEANLARGELLVVVFGTGSAGKTSLVNGLIGRMVGKVDAPMGTTEVGETYTLKLKGLNRQILITDTPGILEAGVSGTEREQLARQLATEADLLLFVVDNDLRQSEYNPLKALAEIGKRSLLILNKTDLYTQEDQEVILARLRERVRGFIASSDIVAIAANPEAALLETGETFKPDPDIMPLIRRMAAVLRAEGEDLVADNILLQSQRLGDDARRLLDAQRRRQAEKVVERFQWIGAGVIAVTPLPVVDLLATAAVNAQMVVEIGRIYGCELNMDRGKELALSLGKTLASLGIVKGAIELISTALQLNVATYLLGKAIQGVTAAYLTRIAGKSFIEYFRQDQDWGDGGITEVVQRQFQLNRKDEFVKAFVTEAIARVVKPLTDNSEVIEAEETQRNQADDWQ encoded by the coding sequence ATGCCTCTGCCGCGCTTATTGACGCTAATTTTTGGCATCAGCTTGATCCTGGGGCTGGTGCTATGGCTGATTAATTCTCTATATCGCTTATATTGGCAAGTTTCCTTTACTTCGCCTTTTTTGGCGTTTCTACTGCTGTTATTGATCATTGCTTTACTAGGTGTTTTAATTTGGTCGTTTGTTTATTACTTAGGGTTGTTTGGGCGCAGACAAACGCCAAGGCGACGACTTGCGCCGAAGGTTCCAGCAGTGAAGACGGAAGCGGCGGAGGAAACCCTACGGGCGGTACGTCAACAGGTGGGGCAAATTCAAGATGAGGTGGCAAAGCAAGCTTTATTAGAGCGATCGCGCGAAATTGAAGCTAATCTAGCACGTGGGGAATTATTAGTAGTTGTCTTTGGTACGGGTTCGGCAGGTAAGACTTCTTTAGTTAATGGGTTAATTGGGCGCATGGTGGGTAAAGTAGACGCGCCAATGGGAACTACTGAGGTAGGGGAAACTTATACCTTAAAGTTAAAAGGATTAAATCGGCAAATCTTAATTACAGATACCCCAGGAATTTTAGAAGCAGGGGTATCGGGTACTGAAAGGGAACAGTTAGCCAGACAGTTAGCGACGGAAGCAGATTTATTATTATTTGTGGTGGATAATGATTTGCGCCAGTCGGAGTATAACCCGCTTAAGGCGTTGGCAGAGATTGGGAAGCGATCGCTCCTGATTTTAAATAAAACTGATTTATATACACAAGAAGACCAAGAAGTAATTTTAGCTCGTTTGCGGGAACGGGTACGCGGGTTTATTGCTAGTTCTGATATAGTTGCGATCGCAGCTAATCCTGAAGCAGCATTATTAGAAACAGGCGAAACCTTTAAACCCGACCCTGATATCATGCCCTTAATTAGACGTATGGCAGCAGTTTTACGGGCGGAAGGAGAAGATTTAGTTGCAGATAATATCTTATTGCAATCCCAAAGATTAGGAGATGACGCAAGGCGTTTACTTGATGCCCAACGTCGTCGCCAAGCAGAAAAAGTAGTAGAAAGATTTCAATGGATAGGCGCTGGTGTGATTGCAGTAACACCATTACCAGTTGTAGATTTATTAGCTACAGCCGCAGTTAATGCCCAAATGGTAGTAGAAATTGGCAGAATTTACGGCTGTGAATTAAATATGGATCGCGGTAAAGAGTTAGCCCTTTCTTTAGGAAAAACTTTAGCAAGTTTAGGCATTGTCAAAGGTGCAATTGAATTAATTTCTACTGCATTACAGTTAAATGTAGCTACTTATTTATTAGGTAAAGCTATTCAAGGAGTGACAGCAGCTTATTTAACTAGAATTGCTGGAAAAAGCTTTATTGAATACTTCCGTCAAGACCAAGATTGGGGCGATGGTGGGATTACAGAAGTAGTACAAAGACAGTTTCAACTGAATCGCAAAGATGAATTTGTGAAGGCATTTGTCACGGAAGCGATCGCGCGAGTTGTTAAACCGTTAACTGATAATTCTGAAGTAATTGAGGCGGAAGAAACTCAGCGTAATCAAGCAGATGATTGGCAGTAA
- a CDS encoding DUF937 domain-containing protein, protein MTFFSQILGALQNSDQAGSSGQVANILSTVDQVSDSYGTDRNTTQSALSIVGNYVRSALQQKRETEGYEQAQSLVNQYSGSYPNPQAVNSIFSGGQLNGVIDAVAQRTGLNPQMVAQMLPILVPIVLNMLQTGSNAQSPQGGNPVLNAFLDADHDGDVDISDAMHLAAKHISR, encoded by the coding sequence ATGACCTTTTTTAGCCAAATTTTAGGAGCATTACAAAATTCTGATCAAGCAGGGAGTTCTGGTCAAGTAGCAAATATTCTCAGTACTGTGGATCAGGTGAGTGATAGCTATGGTACAGATCGCAACACTACTCAATCCGCTTTATCAATTGTTGGTAACTATGTGCGTTCTGCTTTACAGCAAAAGAGAGAGACTGAAGGCTATGAGCAAGCACAATCTCTAGTTAATCAATATAGTGGCTCTTACCCAAATCCCCAAGCTGTTAATTCTATCTTCTCTGGTGGGCAACTTAACGGCGTAATAGATGCTGTGGCTCAAAGAACAGGCTTAAATCCCCAGATGGTTGCACAAATGCTGCCTATTTTAGTACCTATAGTATTGAATATGCTGCAAACTGGAAGCAATGCTCAAAGTCCCCAAGGTGGAAATCCTGTACTCAATGCCTTCTTAGATGCAGATCACGATGGGGATGTTGATATTTCCGATGCTATGCACCTAGCAGCAAAGCATATTAGCCGTTAA
- a CDS encoding serine/threonine-protein kinase: protein MSLCINPNCPRINADNDNTRFCLSCGSELLLDNRYQVMRLLTDNNNFSKVYEAYEQNTPKIIKVLKEHLNTHPRAVELFQEEASILGQLNHRGIPQIDGYFQYQTRDGLLLHCIAIEHIEGYNFEELLQQQGNRLISEKEAIAYLRQIAEILVAVHSQNYYHWNIKPSNIKFAPSDGSRGGDKRAVYPTPQSTGNLILIDFATARELTYLHLANNGMEDAIPAVVSPGYTPPEQVSNQPLLQSDFYALGRTFVFLLTGYHPLEFYDPQRDEIYWRSYAAGISPLVMDFIDWLMARNPSDRPINANEILQRLDELERELYYSDSPFPLTIIAGLIIAFWAKLLRFPLFGWLEYVTSTTLRLAIFIIVIVSVPGVLAVVSPKVICSLGLSSDACPSQEPEKIGDIDYFPPEEGTDSQGKSAEFEVAVLSREYEWRLGSASQIQSDDEIIRVQDLQPRLEQQGVLNRLGDTTDIMSVGTASCEGAVATEELRALQRAKNIQLLAKTLFGNSPTVKNYHLLNLGKFKDCEKTVNPSETSYQRSLIIVGVSKKDEGVLLDEALYDRLKKKPFGDFKLEDYSLGSPERFQLTN from the coding sequence ATGAGCCTGTGCATCAATCCGAACTGTCCTAGAATTAACGCGGATAACGACAACACCCGCTTCTGCCTAAGTTGTGGTTCTGAGTTGCTACTGGACAATCGCTATCAGGTGATGCGCCTGCTGACTGATAATAATAACTTTAGCAAGGTATATGAGGCGTATGAACAAAATACGCCCAAAATTATTAAAGTTCTCAAAGAACATCTTAATACCCACCCCAGAGCAGTAGAACTCTTTCAAGAAGAAGCAAGTATTTTAGGACAGCTAAATCATCGTGGAATTCCACAAATAGATGGTTATTTCCAGTATCAGACAAGAGATGGTTTGCTGTTGCACTGCATCGCAATTGAGCATATTGAGGGTTACAACTTTGAAGAGTTGTTACAGCAACAGGGAAATCGACTGATTTCTGAAAAGGAAGCGATCGCATATTTAAGACAAATAGCAGAAATTTTAGTTGCTGTACATAGCCAAAATTACTACCACTGGAATATAAAACCCTCAAATATCAAGTTTGCACCCTCAGATGGCTCTCGTGGCGGGGATAAAAGGGCTGTTTACCCTACCCCACAATCAACAGGTAATTTAATCTTAATTGACTTTGCTACCGCACGTGAATTAACATATCTCCACCTTGCTAATAATGGGATGGAAGATGCCATTCCAGCAGTTGTTTCCCCTGGTTATACCCCACCGGAACAAGTTAGTAATCAACCATTACTACAATCAGATTTTTATGCTTTAGGACGCACGTTTGTCTTTCTACTTACGGGATATCATCCCTTAGAATTTTACGATCCTCAAAGAGATGAGATTTACTGGCGCAGTTATGCTGCTGGGATTTCGCCATTAGTGATGGATTTTATTGATTGGTTAATGGCGCGTAATCCGAGCGATCGCCCGATCAATGCTAATGAAATATTACAACGTTTAGATGAATTAGAACGCGAACTATATTACTCAGATAGCCCTTTCCCGTTAACAATTATAGCTGGATTAATTATTGCATTCTGGGCTAAATTATTAAGATTTCCCTTGTTTGGCTGGCTGGAATATGTTACTAGCACAACTCTACGACTTGCCATCTTCATTATTGTCATCGTCTCAGTTCCAGGGGTCTTAGCTGTTGTCAGTCCAAAAGTTATTTGTTCATTAGGTTTATCATCAGATGCTTGTCCATCGCAAGAACCTGAAAAAATTGGTGATATAGATTATTTCCCCCCAGAAGAAGGAACAGATAGCCAAGGGAAATCCGCAGAATTTGAAGTTGCTGTCTTATCCAGAGAATATGAATGGAGATTGGGCAGTGCTTCTCAAATTCAAAGTGATGATGAAATTATTAGAGTGCAAGATTTACAGCCAAGGCTTGAACAACAAGGCGTACTAAATAGGCTAGGGGATACAACTGATATTATGTCTGTTGGGACAGCTTCTTGCGAGGGTGCTGTAGCTACTGAAGAACTTAGGGCGCTTCAAAGAGCAAAAAATATCCAACTTTTAGCAAAAACTTTATTTGGTAATAGTCCCACTGTCAAAAATTATCATTTATTAAATTTAGGTAAGTTTAAAGATTGTGAAAAAACTGTTAATCCTTCCGAAACATCTTATCAAAGAAGTTTGATTATTGTTGGAGTTAGTAAAAAAGATGAAGGCGTACTGCTTGATGAAGCTTTGTATGATCGGTTGAAAAAGAAGCCTTTTGGAGATTTTAAGTTAGAAGATTATTCTTTAGGCTCTCCGGAGAGATTTCAGTTAACTAATTAG
- the panB gene encoding 3-methyl-2-oxobutanoate hydroxymethyltransferase, which translates to MAVTTQQLIQWKQQARPIVVLTAWDYAIAQLLDASGVDVVLVGDSLAMVTLGYETTLPITLEEMLHHAKAVRRGVQQALVVVDLPFLSYQESPQQAIHSAGRVLKETGAQAVKLEGGYPAMAETVGRLVKAGIPVLGHIGLTPQSVHQLGYRQQGKTADAGERILGEAIALEQAGAFGIVLEHIPASLAGQITQKLTIPTIGIGAGSECDGQVLVTADVLGLSQRQPPFAKSYVNLREIITQAVQDFSSQVRERDFP; encoded by the coding sequence ATGGCAGTTACCACCCAACAATTGATCCAATGGAAACAACAGGCGCGTCCAATTGTTGTGCTGACAGCTTGGGATTATGCGATCGCTCAACTGTTAGATGCTTCAGGGGTTGATGTTGTCCTAGTAGGCGATTCCCTGGCGATGGTAACGTTGGGATATGAAACCACTCTACCAATTACGTTAGAGGAGATGCTGCATCATGCTAAAGCGGTGCGTAGAGGTGTGCAACAAGCTTTGGTAGTTGTGGATTTGCCGTTTTTAAGTTATCAAGAAAGTCCACAGCAAGCGATACATTCTGCTGGTCGGGTTTTGAAGGAAACGGGGGCGCAAGCAGTAAAGTTAGAAGGTGGATATCCAGCGATGGCAGAAACTGTAGGGCGTTTGGTAAAAGCTGGTATTCCGGTATTAGGTCATATTGGTTTAACGCCTCAGTCTGTACATCAGCTTGGTTATCGCCAACAAGGAAAAACGGCTGATGCAGGTGAGCGTATTTTAGGGGAAGCGATCGCACTAGAACAAGCTGGCGCGTTTGGGATTGTTTTAGAGCATATTCCAGCATCTTTAGCAGGGCAGATTACACAAAAATTAACTATTCCTACAATCGGAATTGGTGCGGGATCTGAGTGTGATGGACAAGTCTTGGTGACTGCTGATGTTTTAGGACTTTCACAGCGACAACCACCGTTTGCTAAATCTTATGTAAATTTGCGAGAAATAATTACTCAGGCGGTACAAGATTTTAGTAGTCAGGTAAGAGAGCGAGATTTTCCATAA
- a CDS encoding two-component regulator propeller domain-containing protein gives MAFWNLRTNLLIIATLLGCSLLEESITSYVLAQTSIQLQQNNPSNVDLKPPSIDVFPITPTLAPRDAEILETDFKISALQPDTTGNLWVGSYKGLVRIDATTAKVVARVGFANQTIDALASDRRKIWVGGDEGLRSVDILTNQVKEQNFKLPFNRVLSLLVDKRGLLWVGSDRGLALINPDKELLMTTIQQLPGIAANALVVDKLDQLWVGTLEGLVQVDTSSASIIKQIINIPGTIVQALALDSQGMLWVGTLDSLIVIDPKTGLLIRSVTPLNGRNVTTLHFGQDGNVWVGTNKGLLKINPNNDAVIGEVANLPSSKIVSLSADVGNKVWVGTGEGLAWLDMNTGEVRQHDDLI, from the coding sequence ATGGCATTCTGGAACTTACGCACTAATTTATTAATCATTGCGACGCTGTTGGGATGTAGCTTGTTAGAGGAAAGTATTACAAGTTATGTACTGGCGCAAACTAGCATCCAATTACAACAGAATAATCCTTCAAATGTCGATCTCAAGCCACCTAGCATAGATGTTTTCCCGATCACTCCTACTCTTGCGCCAAGAGACGCAGAAATTTTAGAAACTGATTTTAAAATTAGTGCCTTACAACCAGATACTACTGGTAATCTCTGGGTTGGTTCTTATAAAGGTTTAGTGCGAATTGATGCTACGACAGCTAAGGTTGTAGCCCGTGTAGGTTTTGCTAACCAAACGATTGATGCTTTAGCGTCAGACCGTCGAAAAATTTGGGTTGGTGGTGACGAAGGACTCCGCAGTGTAGATATACTCACGAATCAAGTTAAGGAACAAAATTTCAAGTTACCTTTTAACCGAGTGTTGTCTCTATTGGTAGACAAGCGGGGTTTATTGTGGGTGGGTAGCGATCGCGGTTTGGCATTAATTAATCCTGACAAAGAATTATTGATGACCACCATACAGCAATTGCCTGGAATAGCTGCTAATGCTTTAGTTGTCGATAAGCTCGATCAACTATGGGTAGGAACTCTAGAAGGTTTAGTACAAGTTGATACATCAAGTGCCTCAATTATCAAGCAGATTATTAATATACCAGGAACAATTGTTCAAGCTCTTGCCCTTGATTCCCAAGGGATGCTGTGGGTGGGAACGCTTGACAGTTTGATTGTTATTGACCCCAAAACAGGCTTATTGATACGTTCTGTAACTCCATTAAACGGACGTAATGTTACCACTTTGCATTTTGGTCAAGATGGTAATGTTTGGGTGGGTACGAATAAAGGTTTGTTGAAAATAAACCCAAATAATGATGCTGTGATTGGCGAAGTAGCCAACCTCCCCTCTAGTAAGATTGTCTCTTTATCTGCTGATGTTGGTAATAAAGTCTGGGTGGGAACAGGTGAAGGGTTAGCTTGGTTGGATATGAATACGGGTGAAGTAAGGCAGCATGATGACTTGATTTAA
- a CDS encoding form I ribulose bisphosphate carboxylase large subunit, which produces MAYSQTKTQSKTGYKAGVQDYRLTYYTPDYTPKDTDVLAAFRVTPQPGVPPEEAGAAVAAESSTGTWTTVWTDLLTDLDRYKGRCYDIEPVPGEDNQFFAYIAYPLDLFEEGSVTNLLTSLVGNVFGFKALRALRLEDLRIPVAYLKTFQGPPHGIQVERDKLNKYGRPLLGCTIKPKLGLSAKNYGRAVYEVLRGGLDFTKDDENINSQPFMRWRDRFLFVQEAIEKAQAETGEIKGHYLNVTAPTCEEMMERAEFAKEIGTPIIMHDYLTGGFTANTTLAKWCRRNGVLLHIHRAMHAVIDRQKNHGIHFRVLAKCLRMSGGDHLHSGTVVGKLEGEKGITMGFVDLMRENYVEQDRDRGIFFTQDWASMPGVMPVASGGIHVWHMPALVEIFGDDSCLQFGGGTLGHPWGNAPGATANRVALEACIQARNEGRNLFREGGDVIREACKWSPELAVACELWKEIKFEFEAMDTL; this is translated from the coding sequence ATGGCTTATTCTCAAACGAAAACTCAGTCAAAAACTGGGTATAAAGCTGGAGTACAAGATTATCGCCTCACATATTACACACCTGACTATACGCCAAAGGATACAGACGTATTAGCAGCTTTCCGTGTCACGCCTCAGCCCGGAGTTCCTCCTGAGGAAGCAGGGGCTGCTGTAGCTGCTGAGTCTTCCACTGGTACTTGGACAACAGTTTGGACTGATTTGTTGACCGACCTCGATCGCTACAAAGGTCGTTGCTACGACATTGAACCAGTCCCAGGTGAAGATAACCAATTCTTCGCATACATCGCCTATCCTCTCGATTTGTTTGAGGAAGGTTCTGTAACCAACTTGCTGACCTCATTGGTTGGTAACGTATTCGGTTTCAAAGCTCTCCGCGCCCTGCGTTTGGAAGATCTTCGTATCCCCGTTGCTTACCTCAAGACATTCCAAGGGCCTCCTCACGGGATTCAAGTTGAGCGCGACAAACTGAACAAGTATGGTCGTCCTCTACTGGGTTGTACGATTAAGCCTAAGTTAGGTCTGTCTGCTAAGAACTATGGTCGTGCAGTTTATGAAGTCTTACGCGGCGGTCTAGACTTCACAAAAGACGACGAAAACATTAACTCTCAGCCCTTCATGCGTTGGCGCGATCGCTTCCTATTCGTACAAGAAGCTATCGAAAAAGCTCAAGCTGAAACCGGCGAAATCAAGGGACACTACCTCAACGTAACTGCTCCCACCTGCGAAGAAATGATGGAGCGTGCAGAATTCGCTAAAGAAATCGGCACCCCCATTATCATGCACGACTACCTAACTGGTGGTTTCACCGCTAACACCACTTTGGCTAAATGGTGTCGTCGCAACGGCGTTCTGCTGCACATCCACCGCGCTATGCACGCAGTTATCGACCGTCAAAAGAATCACGGTATCCACTTCCGTGTATTAGCTAAGTGCTTGCGGATGTCTGGTGGTGACCACCTGCACTCTGGTACCGTCGTAGGTAAACTAGAAGGCGAAAAAGGCATCACAATGGGCTTCGTTGATTTGATGCGCGAAAACTACGTTGAACAAGACCGCGATCGCGGTATCTTCTTCACCCAAGATTGGGCTTCTATGCCTGGTGTAATGCCCGTAGCTTCTGGTGGTATCCACGTATGGCATATGCCTGCTCTAGTAGAAATCTTCGGTGATGATTCCTGCTTGCAGTTCGGTGGTGGTACTCTAGGACACCCTTGGGGTAATGCTCCTGGTGCAACCGCTAACCGTGTTGCTCTAGAAGCTTGTATTCAAGCTCGTAACGAAGGTCGCAACTTGTTCCGTGAAGGCGGCGACGTAATCCGTGAAGCTTGCAAGTGGTCTCCTGAATTGGCTGTTGCTTGCGAACTGTGGAAGGAAATCAAGTTCGAGTTTGAAGCAATGGATACACTGTAA
- a CDS encoding chaperonin family protein RbcX gives MDLKQVAKDTAKVLSSYLTYQAVRIILTQLTETNPPLAYWLSNFSGKEKIQDGEAFLKELLSEKQDLAFRVMTVRQHLAEEVTDYLPEIVRTGIQQANMEYRRQHLERLTQLTSSNPSTYPEQPIDSEPNLDNISD, from the coding sequence ATGGACTTAAAACAAGTTGCCAAAGATACAGCAAAGGTGCTGAGTAGCTATTTGACCTATCAAGCCGTGCGGATTATCTTGACTCAGTTAACTGAGACAAATCCTCCTCTGGCATACTGGCTAAGTAACTTTTCCGGGAAAGAAAAAATCCAAGATGGAGAAGCTTTTCTTAAAGAGTTACTCAGCGAGAAACAAGACCTGGCGTTTAGAGTAATGACTGTACGACAGCATTTAGCCGAGGAAGTGACGGATTATTTACCGGAGATAGTTCGCACTGGTATTCAGCAGGCAAATATGGAATATCGCCGCCAGCATCTAGAGCGACTTACGCAACTAACCTCCAGTAACCCCAGCACTTATCCTGAACAGCCAATTGATTCTGAGCCGAATCTGGATAATATTTCAGATTAG
- a CDS encoding ribulose bisphosphate carboxylase small subunit, with translation MQTLPKERRYETLSYLPPLSDAQIAKQIQYMIDQGYIPGVEFSESSAPEQHYWTLWKLPLFNANTVNEVLNEVKACRSEYSSNFIRVVGFDNVKQCQVLSFIVHKPTASRY, from the coding sequence ATGCAAACTCTACCCAAAGAGCGTCGTTACGAAACTCTCTCATACTTGCCCCCCCTCAGCGACGCACAAATCGCCAAGCAAATCCAGTACATGATTGACCAAGGCTATATTCCTGGGGTGGAGTTTAGCGAAAGTTCTGCTCCTGAGCAACACTACTGGACATTGTGGAAGTTGCCTTTATTCAACGCCAACACAGTTAACGAAGTGTTAAATGAAGTCAAAGCTTGCCGCTCTGAATATTCCAGCAACTTCATCCGTGTTGTAGGTTTTGATAACGTGAAGCAGTGCCAAGTTCTCAGCTTCATCGTTCACAAGCCAACTGCCAGCCGTTACTAA
- a CDS encoding response regulator, which translates to MSKDSVLKDSPVVLVVDDDKSMRMLLRLALEQEGYQVVEAQDGQACISAYKQHQPDLILLDAVMPVMDGFDCCTQLRSLSGNDYPNLDGLDTGMPILMITALDDSDSVNRAFDVGTTDYITKPIQWSVLRYRVRRLIQQYLQARRMDCLMEQLKQANLEVKRLTEIIARYQQGDFS; encoded by the coding sequence ATGAGTAAAGATTCAGTGCTAAAAGACTCACCTGTAGTACTGGTAGTAGATGATGACAAGTCGATGCGGATGCTATTACGCTTGGCGCTAGAACAAGAAGGATACCAAGTTGTAGAAGCACAGGATGGTCAGGCGTGTATATCTGCATATAAACAACACCAACCTGATTTAATTTTGTTAGATGCTGTGATGCCTGTGATGGATGGCTTTGACTGTTGTACTCAATTGCGAAGTTTATCTGGCAATGATTATCCTAATTTGGATGGATTAGATACAGGAATGCCGATATTGATGATCACTGCACTTGATGATTCTGACTCTGTGAATCGAGCTTTTGATGTGGGTACAACTGATTATATTACCAAGCCTATCCAGTGGTCAGTACTGCGTTATCGGGTGCGCCGTTTGATTCAACAATATCTGCAAGCGCGACGTATGGATTGTCTAATGGAACAATTAAAACAAGCAAATCTTGAGGTGAAACGTCTAACTGAGATTATTGCTAGATATCAACAGGGAGATTTTTCGTAA